A single region of the Raphanus sativus cultivar WK10039 chromosome 1, ASM80110v3, whole genome shotgun sequence genome encodes:
- the LOC108832799 gene encoding auxin-responsive protein SAUR68-like has protein sequence MMNTKKLLKMAKKWQQRAALHRKRISFQRSSTSTSSSTAVEKGCFVVYTADKARFAFPLSYLGNSVFQELFKISEEEFGLPTSGPITLPCDSVFMEYLIKLIDLRMDGDTERALLMSIPTARCSYPCSLQKEQLFVF, from the coding sequence ATGATGAACACAAAGAAGCTACTCAAGATGGCCAAGAAATGGCAACAGAGAGCAGCCCTACACAGGAAAAGAATCTCATTCCAAAGATCAAGTACATCTACTAGCAGCTCAACAGCAGTAGAAAAAGGTTGTTTTGTTGTTTACACGGCGGATAAAGCACGCTTTGCTTTTCCATTAAGTTACCTGGGCAATTCTGTTTTCCAAGAGCTGTTTAAGATCTCTGAAGAAGAATTCGGCCTCCCAACCAGTGGACCAATCACCTTGCCATGTGATTCTGTTTTCATGGAGTACCTGATCAAATTGATCGATCTACGAATGGATGGAGACACAGAAAGAGCTCTATTAATGTCAATCCCTACGGCTAGGTGTTCTTATCCATGCTCTTTACAAAAAGAACAACTGTTTGTATTTTAG
- the LOC108832801 gene encoding auxin-responsive protein SAUR64-like produces the protein MVMNTKTLIKMVKKWQQRAALHRKRISFQRSTSTGSSSTSVEKGCFVVYTVDKARFAFPISYLSNSVFQELLKISEEEFGLPTEGPITLPFDSVFLEYLIKLVQRRMDEDTEKALLMSISNARCSWQCSLQLQDQSSSQHLLVF, from the coding sequence atgGTAATGAACACAAAGACGCTAATCAAGATGGTCAAGAAATGGCAACAAAGAGCAGCCCTCCACAGGAAAAGGATCTCATTTCAGAGGTCGACTTCTACTGGTAGCAGCTCAACGTCAGTAGAGAAGGGTTGCTTCGTGGTTTATACGGTGGACAAAGCCCGCTTTGCTTTTCCAATAAGTTACCTGAGCAACTCTGTTTTCCAAGAACTCTTGAAAATCTCTGAAGAAGAGTTCGGCCTACCCACAGAAGGACCAATCACATTGCCATTTGATTCTGTTTTCTTGGAGTATCTTATCAAATTGGTCCAGCGACGAATGGATGAAGATACAGAAAAGGCTTTGCTAATGTCAATCTCTAATGCTAGATGTTCTTGGCAATGCTCTTTGCAATTACAAGATCAAAGTAGTAGTCAACATTTGCTTGTATTTTAA
- the LOC130499396 gene encoding uncharacterized protein LOC130499396, producing MEIASTSTDLTYQFPTDQIRYEIKDIGCKLTSSSFLHVNPNLRRDGKERRDLVVTAATPKKRKHSNSNEEKPPEEEKRQKKTFEASKSKFTKPVRSFTTLHVTKTAKSKVVVTRKPGDQDHSFKDMIAKAREKVQEKRQIDHRNTDIRSQRISARLALNQMETTVCFDDHLEYHMELEKLGCDFISDQVSCLKKFSLLSRDDYYLH from the coding sequence ATGGAGATTGCTTCGACTTCCACCGATTTGACATATCAGTTCCCGACAGATCAGATCAGATACGAAATCAAAGATATTGGGTGCAAATTAACCAGTTCCTCCTTCTTACACGTAAACCCTAATTTGCGACGAGATGGCAAGGAAAGGCGCGACCTTGTTGTTACGGCGGCGACTCCGAAGAAACGCAAACATTCTAATTCTAATGAGGAAAAACCAccggaggaggagaagagacAAAAGAAGACCTTCGAAGCTTCCAAGTCTAAGTTTACCAAACCGGTGCGATCTTTTACGACTCTTCATGTCACAAAGACGGCTAAGTCCAAGGTTGTTGTTACAAGAAAACCAGGTGATCAAGATCACAGTTTCAAAGACATGATCGCCAAGGCGCGAGAGAAAGTGCAAGAAAAGAGACAGATCGATCACAGGAACACTGATATCAGAAGCCAGAGGATAAGTGCTCGGCTAGCCCTAAATCAGATGGAAACAACTGTTTGTTTCGATGATCATCTTGAATATCACATGGAATTAGAGAAGCTTGGGTGTGATTTTATCAGTGATCAAGTCAGTTGTTTGAAAAAGTTCAGTCTGTTGTCAAGAGACGATTACTACTTACATTGA